The following coding sequences lie in one Cellulosilyticum sp. I15G10I2 genomic window:
- a CDS encoding uroporphyrinogen decarboxylase family protein: MNSMERVVKTLQHQEADRVPVYPILSGVSRKLVGANYKEWANNADICAKALLKTVEEFDLDCIVTLIDLSIECDAWGQKLIYPADEAAHPDYSDTVIKEIEDYAKIKKVDYRTSKRMMMHIETCKKLVQASKGEFPVVAFVFGPLGVLSMLRNQQDMYLDLYDDPEAVYTAAKEINETLKEYTSALMDTGVSAIMFDTLFASGTIMSKEMWRQMEGDLVRELADIVHKRNCLVMIHNCGERIYFDAQIETMKPAAISFLYPPDDCKDFAECKEKYGDKVALIGCVPPAMAVLGTDEQWDAKCKEQIDIFKKNGGFMLATGCEYPANASFDRAKKMVDIAKTYGKY, from the coding sequence ATGAATTCGATGGAACGTGTTGTTAAGACTTTACAGCATCAAGAGGCTGATCGGGTACCTGTATATCCTATTTTAAGTGGTGTTTCACGTAAGTTAGTTGGAGCAAACTATAAGGAATGGGCTAATAATGCAGACATATGTGCAAAGGCACTTTTGAAAACAGTTGAAGAATTTGATTTAGATTGTATAGTCACTTTGATTGACTTATCAATTGAATGTGATGCTTGGGGGCAGAAGTTAATCTATCCAGCTGATGAAGCGGCACATCCAGATTATTCAGATACAGTAATTAAAGAGATAGAAGATTATGCTAAGATTAAAAAAGTAGATTATAGAACTTCAAAACGTATGATGATGCATATTGAGACCTGTAAAAAGCTTGTACAAGCTTCCAAGGGAGAGTTTCCGGTTGTAGCTTTTGTATTTGGACCATTAGGAGTACTTTCTATGCTGCGTAATCAACAAGACATGTATTTGGATTTATATGATGATCCAGAAGCGGTTTATACTGCAGCAAAAGAAATTAATGAAACTTTAAAAGAATATACATCAGCTTTGATGGATACAGGAGTAAGTGCTATAATGTTTGATACTCTCTTTGCATCTGGAACGATTATGTCTAAAGAGATGTGGAGGCAAATGGAGGGGGATCTAGTAAGAGAGTTGGCAGATATCGTCCATAAAAGAAACTGTCTTGTTATGATTCATAACTGTGGAGAAAGGATATATTTCGATGCACAAATTGAAACTATGAAACCTGCTGCCATTTCTTTTTTATATCCACCAGATGACTGCAAAGATTTTGCTGAATGCAAAGAAAAGTATGGTGATAAAGTGGCGTTAATCGGCTGTGTACCACCAGCTATGGCTGTGCTTGGTACAGATGAACAGTGGGATGCAAAATGTAAGGAGCAGATCGATATCTTCAAAAAAAATGGTGGATTTATGTTAGC